DNA from Rhodothermia bacterium:
CTCAAGCAGAATTAGATGTAAATTTAGATCAAGCATCATACAAGAAACGGTTCACGATTGAGCGTACATTTGCATGGGAAGACAAATTTAGACGATTAGTAGTACGGTATGAACGGCTGGCAGAAATGTTTCTTGCCTTCAAAATGCTCGCCTTTATCCTCAT
Protein-coding regions in this window:
- a CDS encoding transposase is translated as QAELDVNLDQASYKKRFTIERTFAWEDKFRRLVVRYERLAEMFLAFKMLAFILINLKDLVNKT